Part of the Aquimarina sp. TRL1 genome, TATTATTCTTATTGCCTTATCGAATACAGCCATTACTCTTTTTGATGAACTGCTAAAAGGCATACATCTTTCTATAACAGATATTCAATTGTTTGACACGAATATACTTCCTAAGCCTATTGGTTTATTCATCTTTTTCTTAATCAGTGACTTTATTCAATGGAATACGCATCGTTTATTACATCGAATTCCCTTTTTATGGAATTTTCATAAAGTACATCATTCCGTAAAACAAATGGGATTTTCTGCACATCTTCGATATCATTGGATGGAGCCAGTTGTTTATAAATCAATCCTGTATATTCCTATTGCTATTATAGGGGATTACAAAGCACAGGATGTTGCCCTGGTTCATTTTTTTGCCCTCATCATCGGTCATATAAATCATGCGAATCTGGGATGGGATTACGGAATTCTAAAATACATCTTGAATAACCCGAAGATGCACATCTGGCATCACGCAAAAAAAATGCCTCCCTCCGTAAGGTATGGTATAAATTTTGGACTAACTTTAAGTATTTGGGATTACTTATTCAAAACCAGCTATATCCCGGAAGACGGGAAAAACATAGAGCTGGGATTTGAAGGGGATGAAACATTCCCTAAGGATTTTATATCCCAAGAAATGTATCCTATTAACTTAAAGTTTAAAAAGAATGAAAGCCCCTAGAGCAGTTATATTTGTATCACTATTTTTATTGACCTTCCAGTCAAAAGCACAAACTAAATTTGATCATTCTATTTGGGATCAAATCTTACTTCTCAACGTCACTAAAGATGGGAAAGTAAACTACGGCGGTTTTATGAAAGATAGTTCTCAATTATATGAATATTTTACTCTTTTATCTCAAAATCCTCCTACAGAACAATGGAGCAAAGAGGAAAAATTGGCATATTGGATTAATGCCTATAATGCTTATACCATTAAACTGGTAATTGACAGCTACCCTATTTCAAGTATTAAAGACATCAAAGACCCCTGGAATAAAAAGTTTTTCAAAATCAATGGAGAATGGTACAGTCTTAATGACCTGGAACACAAAATTCTCAGAAAAATGAATGATCCCAGAATTCATTTTGCTATAAACTGTGCTTCTTTTTCTTGTCCCGTAGTATGGAATAGAGCCTATACAGGAGCTAATGTAGAAAGTGCCCTGGAAAATCAAACTAAAAAGTTCATAAACGACCCTCTTAGAAATACAATAACAGAAGATGTAGTCAGTGTTTCTAAAATCTTTTCCTGGTATAAAAAAGATTTTAAAATTGATGGAAAAAATGTCGTAGATTTTATCAATAAATATGCTACTACCAAAATCATCAACCAATCTAAAAAAGGATATAAGACCTATGATTGGAGTTTAAATGAATAATTTATATAGCTTTACATCGTAATTTCTGTATATTGAAGATATCAATCATCATTCCTATTCTAAACGAAGCTTCTACTATTGATTCATTATTGGATCACTTACTATCATCTGCCTATAAAAAAGAGAACATACAAGAAATTCTTATTGCTGATGGGGGTAGTACAGATGGTTCACAGGCAGTGATTACTGCATTTAAAAAATCTCGGAATGACAGATTGATTCAACTAATCTCCTCTGCAAAAGGGCGCGCCAGACAAATGAATACTGCTGCTGCCTTATCCAGAGGAGCTATTTTATATTTCCTTCATGCTGATTCGTTTCCTCCCACAGCATATGACCAACATATTATAGAACAGGTACAGCAACAAAAACTAGCAGGGTGTTTCAGAATGAAGTTCGATGATACTCACTGGTGGCTTCGTCTTGCCGGATGGCTTACAAAATTCAAATACAGAGCATGCAGAGGCGGAGACCAAAGTCAATTTATTACCCGGGAATTATTCGAAGAATTAGGAAGGTATAATGAAGCATATACGATCTACGAAGACAATGACCTAATTAATAAGTTATATGCACGTAATGAATTTGTTGTTATCCAGAAATGGCTTATTACATCCGCCAGAAAATATCATACCAATGGGGTATGGAAACTACAGTATCACTTTTGGGCTATTTATGTCAAAAAATGGTTAGGAGCCTCTCCTGAAGCTCTGTATCAATACTACAAAAAACACATTACTGGTTAGAAGTATTGTCCAATCCCAAATACCAATCCATGTGTAGCCCCTTCTGTTACCCCATATCCATAATCAATTCTAAAAATAGCATTAAAAATACGTTTATGGATAAATCGTAACCCAAGTCCGGGATATATCCTTATATTATCTTTCTCTACAAAATCATCAAATGTCCCTCCTGGATTACGCCAGGTTCCTCCATCGACAAAAATATTACTCTGTAATACAAACCAATCCTTCTCATATAGTGTATGTCTGTACTCTGAATTCAGAACAATAGCACCTGTTCCTCTATCTATAGTATTCCCTACTCCTCGAATATTAATATTGTTATCTACCGCAAAAGGGGCAAAAGGGGATGTATCATTTGTGGATAACCCTACCCGAAGTCTAAATGCCAGATTTCCTTTTTCCTTAACCCTGCTATAATAAAGAAAGTCATTCCATCCGATAATAAAATCAGGAATTACCTCTTTTTTTAAATTCACTACATATTGCAGGTTAAGAATACTCTTAAAACCAGCAACATACTGATAATAATAGTCCAGATTATTATATTCATAAATTGATTTAAACAAAATTTTATCTATACTATATGTCAATGGAACCTGATCACTTGTCGCTCCTCTTTTATAGTCATACTCCTCCTTGAAATAATTAACCCCAACTGCAATTCTGTTTTGAAAATTAAACCGATATAACCCCAATAGTTCATGTGAAGTATTATTGTATTTATAATCGGCAGTACCCGTATCTAGATATACAGGTTCCTGAGTTGTCAGATTTTGATAATTAATTGCTAATCCTGCTTTTCTACTAAATAAAAATGGCATTCTGAGATTGACTCCAAATGAATTATAAATATCATTTTGATAAAACCCTCCAAAAATAATATTACGACCTAATACATTAAAATCATATAACCCGATACGAAATGCAAACTCATCATCATTTGTGGTATAAATATTAGCTGTAGGAATGGTCGTAAAATTTTCTTCAATTCCATACGTCACCTTTCCTCCTTTTTCTACTGTATAATATGCATGAGATATGGATGGCAACTGCTTTAATCGTTTAATATCTTCCTCTAAAACAATAGAATCCAGTGGTGCTCCTTGTTGTATTTCGCACAGTCTGGCTATAGCCGCTGTTTTCGTTTTTTTATTTCCTTGAATCTCGAAAGAAGAGACTTTATTTTCTTGACTAAATCCAGAAAAAGAAATCACTACTATAAGTAAAAACCAAAAGTATTTCATGAGTTTTATGGGGTAAAACGGTTTTGTGCAAATAAATTAACCCAGTTATCTTCACTGACTCCCATTAGAGTAATGGAATAAGACATTGATGGAAGAAGTTCTGGAGGAGGGAGTTCTCTCGTAATATTCAACACAACATTGTCTGTATTATAATACTGAAAATGGGTATCGAATGTATAGGTTCCTGAGAGCAGGTTATTTTCTCTATCAGAAACCACCTGAAAAAATATTTTATTGTCTTCATTTTCGAATTGAGGCCATGAAAAAACGGGCATAGAAGAAGACGTTACCTCTATTTGTATCGCATCAGTATATGTGGTAGGGGTTGATTGATGTTTTAATCGTATAGGATTAGAAATATGCAAAGTATCTTGCTCCATAAAACTAACAATCACCCATTTTTCTTTAGTTGTTTCCCGTTCGAATCGCTTCAAATATCCATTAAACACATCAGATTGGTCTGTCTTAACCTCTCTGTAATGACTGTATTCATTTTTATTATATGAAGTATCTGGAGTCTCATAATATCTGATATTTGTAACCCCTTCTCTGGGGTAAAAATACACATATACCTTATCTTTTTCTAAGGCATCAGAAGCTGCACAAGCAATTACATTATCTTTCTTTAATGGGTATTTTGACACTAAACTCATCAACAAATTTTCTTTCTCTTCAATCACTGCATCATCATCAGTACACCCACTTAATATACTACTTATGATACTACACAAAACTGCTATATATGTAACTCGATTCATCTGTCTTTTTATCCGGTACAGTGTTATACTTCACTAATTCATACCGACACTATAATTATTGGTTTATTTTATACAGTTCTTTTATTGTCTTTTCTGCGGGTTTGTTTTGAATCGTAAAACGATTATTATCCATCCCTCCTACGGCAGTATGATTATGATACCATTTCCATAAAAAACCACCTAAAAACCAGGGTTCATTCCAGAACTCTTCATAAATCACCTGTAATGCATTTTGCTGAGCAATAAGATTTACTGCTCCTTCTACGCTACTTGAATCCCATGGTTGCTTTGCAGTGTAGTTAATACTTCTATATCCATATTCGGTAAAAAGAACTGGTTTACCGCTTTGGTCATAGAGTGTTTTCATTTCTTTTTTATACTTCTTCCATCCTTTCCGTAATTCTTCAACCGTTGGAGTTTCAGATGCGGACAGAGGAAAGTAAGCATCAATTCCTATAAAGTCTATCTGATTCCAAAAAGGAACTTTTTGATATTGATCCCAGTTCTCTGCATATGTCAACTTACCTGTATATATTGTTTTTATATCTTCTATAAGTTGTTCCCAATACTGGGGTCTTTGCTGTACAAAAGAATGCAATTCTGTTCCTATACAAAATACCGGAACCTCCATCTCTTCTGCTAATTTTGCATAACATAGAATAAAAGCTGCATAGGACTCCTCCAGCGCTTGCCAGTCTTTCTCTGTTGCCATAGAAATATTTCCTGTAAACTCTCCATGCCACACCCATATCTGAGGTTTTAACATTACTTTTATATGTTGCTTCTTCAACAAGCGAATTGTCTCTCTTGCCCCTTCTACTTTCTCTCCCCACCACTGTCGATCAACATTGTACTGTATTACAGGTGCTTCCAACGATTTTAAAAACCCAAACGGCATTACCGCTGCCCAATTGGCATTTACAGCTACTACAGGGGTTACTTCTGCTTCAGAAATCGGAGTACTGGAAGCAACAAAACTAACTCCATTTATTTTAAAAGACTGTTGACCTGTACAATTGAAAAACAAAGCACAGATCAACAATAAAGACATATATTTCATATCATTACGCGCTTATAATGCGCCATGTAAAGTACACTTTTTTTCAGTTGGAATCAACAACATCTGTTCTCTATCCATCTACTATCTTCCTGAAATTATTTTTTTTTAAACAGTTACGGATTAAAAAACAGCTCGCAACCCGATGTTAAATGTTTCTCCTAATCCAGTATCATTTCCTCTTACAAAATTTGTGTAGAGCGCTTCTATATTTAATTCTTTAGTCAATTGGTATTTTGCTCCCCCTCCAACAGCAGTAAAATCTTGTTCGAATTCATTGCCTAAATCGATTAACTGAGAATGCTGTACTAATCCAAGAACAGTAAACTTAGCGCTGGGGAAATAACTCAGGAATACTCCTGGTGTCAAACGAAGGCTATTATTAGCAAAACTCTCTCCTTCTTTCCCAAAATTAAATTCACTATTCAACTCTCCAAAAATCTGAAATTTGTTTCCTGTAAATGTATAATCATAGAAAAAACGATTCTGCCATGTATATCCTTTTTGATCAAAAAACACACCATCTTCCACCTCATTATCCACCAATGGAATAAACAATGAACTCTGAATAGAGAAGTTTGTTACAGAAGCTAGTGGTACAAATTTCACAGAAGGTGCTATGGAGGTCAATCCTGATCGAGCAGTTCCTCTTTCTCCATCAAATTTAAACACATCCAATGCATTTCTGTCTGCCACCACATTAGATCTAAACTCTAAGATTAGCCCTGCATTCCATCTTTTGTTATTTCCTAATCCAGTATATGCTTCCAATGTAGAGGTAAAGAAAGTCGCTCTTGGTTCATTTTTAGAGACATCTCCATTAGAATTTGCCGACTTGGTTTGTGTATATAAGTTATTAAACCATTTCAGATCATATTGTCCTTTTCCTATTAATTTAGATGGCGTCAATGTCTGGATAACGGATCCTTCTTCTTCTTGGGCAACTCCTAAGGTTACTAAAAAAAGGCTTATGGTAGTGATAATTATTTTCTTCATCTGTTTTTCGTGTTTTTATGTATTCTTTACTTCTGTTTTTTTATTAGTAAAGGGCTACAGTTACTCTCCTCCTTATTCTACAAAAAAGAAGTGCTTTTTATATTATATATAAGATATGGATTATTTTACTTTGTTCAACGACCAGTTATAAGGATAATATGAAACTTTTGCTTTTACTGGTAATGGTTCTTTTCTGAACTTATTGATATAAGTGATCTCGTTTCCTTCATGAGTAAAGTCTTCCTTGTACCACTCAAAAATCTGAGACAACTGCACTTTATTCCCTTTTACCTTGATAAAAGAGGGGTTATTTAATGCCTTTACCGCTTGTCTTTGTAACTGCTTCTCTAAGAGATCAGGGGTATAAGCTTCTGATATAATAGGAGGACATCCTAAACCTGCACATACCAGTACAAAATGAAAACGAGCTTCTTTTGGGAAATTCTTTCGAAGTAATACATTCTCTACATCATTTAGAGTAATTTTCTTTCCTCCTAATGTATAGGTATTTTTATCAAAAAAACCTTTTATGTCCAACGGCGATTTTACCGGATATTTCGTCACTATTCCTTTAATCACAGCTACATTATAAGCGTTGATATAGAAAGCTTGATACTCCTTGGCATTAGAAGTACTTACTTTACTATTTGCTGCCAAAGAAATCAGCTCATCCAAACTGGCAGGGTTTTCTTTAATAGCTTTATAATTAACTCGTCCATTAGAAACATAAGTTTTAAAAAATGCATCTGCTTTAGAAAAAAACGCTTGATTCTCCTGTGAAAAACCAAAATGCATACACATAATAAGTATAGTAAAGACTATTTTTTTCATAGATTGGGTTTTATATTTTTTATTAATTCTTTTCCAATTATATCACTTGTAATAAGTTCTAAAGTTTCGAATCTTATTACTGAGCATTCAGTCGTGAATCCCACAGGCTACTTACAAGTTTTTTTTATTTATTTGCAAAAAATATCACGTTCGAAATACTAGTACAACCCTTACAAAACACTCAGTTTTTAGACCCATTCTAAATTATTTGCGCTAGATAAGTTATTACCTTTATATACGACAGACTAGATGGAAGAAACCTCTTCTCTAAGATAACAAAACCTACCAACATGAATGCTTATGAAACATGTAGTAATTATTGGCAATGGGATTTCTGGTGTAACTGCCGCTAGGCATATCCGAAAAAAATCAGATAAGAAAATCACTATCATCTCTGCTGAAACAAAATATTTCTTTTCTCGAACAGCACTTATGTATATATACATGGGGCATATGAAGTTTGAGCATACACAACCTTATGAAGATTGGTTCTGGAAGAAGAATCGAATAGAACTAAAAAATGGTTTCGTGCAGCGAGTACTTCCGGATCAAAAAGAAATTGAATTTAAAAATGGAGAACGTCTGTCATATGATACACTGATCATCGCTACCGGATCCAAACCTAATAAATTTGGCTGGCCCGGACAGGATTTAGACGGTGTGATGGGTATGTATCACAAACAAGACCTGGAAAAAATTGAACATTACGCTCCTAATAATCAAGTATGCAAAAGAGCCGTGATCGTAGGAGGCGGACTCATTGGGATAGAACTAGCAGAAATGCTACGATCCAGAAATATTCCCGTGACATTTTTAGTTCGTGAATCAAGTTTCTGGAATGGCGTACTTCCTAAAGGAGAAAGCGAAATGATCAATCGTCATATTATCGATCATCATATCGACCTGAGGCTTTCTTCTAACCTCAAAGAAATAATTGCTGATGAGCACGGAAAAGCAAAAGCAGTAGTTATACAAGAAACAGGAGAAGTGATTGACTGTGATATGGTCGGTCTTACTGCCGGTGTATCTCCTAATATCGATTTCCTCAAAGATTCTGGAATTGAATTAGGAAGAGGAGTTAAGGTCAATAGATATTTAGAAACAAACATCCCGGATGTGTATGCCATCGGAGACTGTGCTGAACAACATGAAGCCATTGGCAATAGACGCCCTATAGAAGCTGTATGGTATACCGGAAGAATGATGGGGGAAACTGTAGCACAAACTATTTGCGGTAATAAAATCCAATACAAACCTGGACACTGGTTTAACAGTGCTAAATTTCTGGATATCGAATACCAAACATACGGATGGGTTTTCGCCAAACCAAAAGAATACGAACAACAATTTCACTGGAAACATACAGACAACACCAAATGTATTACAATGTCTTATCACAAAGAGACTAATGAATTCCTTGGAATCAACACATTTGGAATTCGCATGAGACATGAAGTCTTTGATCGCTGGTTAACCGAAAAAAGGTCTGCAGACTATGTATTGTCACACCTAAAAGAAGCAAATTTTGACCCTGAATTCTTTTCTTCTTTTGAAGATGAAATCTTTGCTTCCTATAAAAATCAATTACGAGTTGTTTAAAAATATACCTCTTCTACCCCAGAAGATTCGAAAAAAATATTGAATATGAGTAATAAACTAGAACATAGTATGTCCTTGGCTTCTCCTGATGCCAAAGGCGTTTCTACCAAACAAAAAATCGCCTTGAGCATTGGCTTTATCGGATTATTTATTCTGATACTAGCACTAGCAAACACCAATTTTCCGAACCAGGGGATTTTCTTAACACTATCACTGGTTCTAATAACCCTGGGAACAATCATATACGCTAATGATGCCTATCTAACCAAACCAGAAGGAATAAAAAATGACGGAGTCTGGTTTAAATCAATCTCTTCCAGAGGTGTTATCGGTTGGCTTACAGGGGTCGCATTAACTACCTTTTATATTGTACTTTATTTTTACCCTCACTTCCTAGGACAAGGAACGGATGGAGCTCCAAATAGTGGTTTAATCGGATTATTCGATCCTTTGAGTAAACTATTAAGTGGTAACCCAGCCAGCCAGTGGTTTGTATATGGTACATTATATACTGTATCAATTCTCGCTTTTGGGTATAAGTTTATTTTAAAATACAGACATAACAGGTATCAACAATTACGAACTGTTTCTGTAATGTTTTTTCAATTAGGGTTTGCTTTCTTGATTCCAGAATTTATGGCACGTTTAAATTCAGACACTTTTAAGCTGCCTTATTACGACCTAAAGAATGTATGGCCTTTGAATTATTATAACTTCGAACAGTATCGAATTGATGAATTTATCAATGCAGGAACAATCGGGCTTTCGCTTTTGATTTTTGGTGTTGTTTCAATTTTTATTATTACACCAATACTAACCTATAAATTCGGAAAAAGATGGTATTGCTCCTGGGTTTGTGGATGTGGAGGTCTCGCAGAAACAACCGGAGATGCTTTTAGACAACTATCCAGCAAAAAATTAAGCGCCTGGAAATTAGAACGCTGGTTAATCCATACTGTTTTAGTCTTTGTTGTTATCATGACCACTGCCGTGGTAAGTACCTATCTGGGCTACGATGATACCAAATATTGGTTTACCAAGACGGTATTCCTGCTAAGTGTTGCTGCTATTTTGACAATTGTTTTCGCTTTAGTAATGATTTTCAAAAGAAATGAACTAGGCAAAGATGCCCGATACGGAGCGATTGGATATTTTGTGGTTCTGGCTGCTTTATTCGGTATTCACTTTTTTAATAGCGACACTACCATTTTCTTTATAAAATCCGAAACCCTACGCGCTACTTACGGGCTGTTTATCGGATCTATTTTTTCAGGAGTAATCGGAACAGGGTTCTACCCTATTCTGGGGAATCGATCCTGGTGCAGATTCGGATGTCCTATGGCTGCAATTCTAGGGTTTCAGCAACGATTATTTTCCAAATTCAGGATTACCACCAATGGAGGACAATGTATTTCATGTGGAAATTGCTCCACCTATTGTGAAATGGGAATTGATGTGCGCTCTTATGCACAAAAAGGAGAAAACATTGTTCGATCCAGTTGTGTAGGATGCGGCGTTTGTTCTGCAGTTTGCCCACGAGGAGTATTAAAACTGGAAAACGATTCCCTAAACGGAAGAATCAATTCTAATGAAATTCTATTAGGAAATGATATCGATCTAATGAATTACGTAAATAACAAATAATCCGAAACACCCTATATTAACAGTAATGAGTTTGCATTATTTTGAAGTTTTCTTGTTAGCATTTTTATTTCTTCTCGTCTAAGAAAGCTCTATAAAACCTTTCACTGATGATTTTAAGAATAATAATAGCTTGCTTACTTTCTTTTACCCCATTAGAAAAAAACCTGACGGTAAAAAAACAGTATATCAAAGAATATTATGAATCCGGGATGCTAAAAGCAGAAGGATGGATTATGGGGGCTACAAAAACAAAATACTGGATCTATTATTACCCCAATGGACAGATCAAAAAAAAGGGAGATTATAAAAACGACAAAAAGAATGGATATTGGTATTTTTATACAAAAGATCGCCAACTAGTCAAAGAAGGGCATTTTATCGATAACAAAGCCGAAAAGTGGTGGATTATTTACGATATTGCCGACAATAACAGTACTATTAGGATCACAAAAAAATACCAGTATCAAAACAATAAAAAAAATGGGTTTTGTCTGATTTTCAAAAATGATGAATTGTTTAAAGCAGAAAAATACATCAATGATCAAAAAATGGGAGAATGGACAGATGTGTATTCTTTCAGAAAGGACAATCCCAATGCTTTTCTATAAATGAATCCAACTATAAAAGTTATCATTCCCGCTTATAACGAGGAGGAATCTATTGCGCATGTAATTCAGGAAATTCCTGAAGTGGTTTCTGAAGTTATTGTGGTAAGCAATCGCTCTACCGACCAAACAGAAAAAGTAGCTAAACAAGCTGGAGCAACTGTATTGAGAGAAGAACAGATGGGTTATGGCTATGCCTGTCTAAAAGGAATGGATTATATCGCCGCTTCAAAAGAAAAAACAGATATCATTGTCTTTCTAGATGGGGATTACAGTGATTATCCGGCTGAGCTAACGACTATTGTAGCTCCTATAATTCATGACGACATTGATATGGTTATCGGAGCCCGGGATAAGAAATTACGAGAGGCAGGTTCTATGACATTCCCTCAGATATTCGGAAACTGGCTTGCTACTAGACTTATGAAATTATTCTTCAATGCGCGTTTCACTGATCTTGGTCCTTTTAGAGCAATTAAGTATGACAAACTTCTCTCCTTAGAAATGGAGGATAAAACCTATGGATGGACTGTAGAAATGCAGTTAAAAGTGTTAAGAAAAAAATACACCTATACCGAAGTATCAGTACCTTACAAAAAGAGAATTGGTGTCTCAAAAGTTTCAGGAACCATAAAAGGTGCTATCTTTGCAGGCGTTAAGATTTTAAGTTGGATTTTTAAATACAGTTTTTCGTAATGGATATTGCCATTATTATTATTTACACAATTGCGTTACTCATCATATTCTTATACAGTTTAGCGCAATTAAATCTATTGTTCAATTATCTCAAAGCGAGAAAGCAAAAAGATAATGCCCCTGTATTTGACTTTACCAGAGAAGAGGAAATCCCTCTGGTAACGATTCAGCTTCCTGTCTACAATGAACTCTATGTAATGTCTCGCTTACTGGACAATATTGCCTTATTGGAATACCCAAAAGATAAGCTGGAAATACAAGTTCTTGATGACTCTACAGATGAATCTGTCACTACGACAGCTAAGCATATCGAAAAACTACAGCGACAAGGGCTGGATATTAAACATATCCGAAGAGAAGATCGATCTGGCTTTAAAGCAGGTGCTCTAAAAGAGGGGCTAAAAATAGCTAAAGGAGAGTTTATCGCTATTTTTGATGCTGACTTCCTTCCGGAAAAAAATTGGTTACAGAAAACAATTCCTTATTTCAAGGATGAGAATATTGGTGTTGTACAAACCCGATGGGGACATATCAACCGTGACTATTCCATTCTTACCAAGATTCAGGCTTTTGCACTGGATTTTCACTTTACAATGGAACAAGTAGGGCGTAATCACAAAGATCATTTTATTAATTTTAATGGTACCGCGGGAGCCTGGAGAAAAACATGTATTGAAGATGCCGGAAACTGGCAAGGAGACACCCTGACAGAAGACCTGGATCTCAGCTATAGAGCGCAATTAAAGAAATGGAAGTTCAAGTATCTGGAAGAAGTAGAAACTCCTGCAGAATTGCCGGTAGTTATCAGTGCTGCCAGATCACAACAATTTAGATGGAATAAAGGAGCTGCTGAGAATTTTCAAAAATTATACTGGAAACTTCTTAAAGACAAAACAGTTCCGTTTAAAACAAAATTTCATAGTTTTTTTCACTTGCTGAACAGCAGTATGTTTCTATTAGTCTTATTAGTAGCTATACTCAGCGTTCCTGTATTATACATTAAGAACAATAACCCTATGTTTGCCTGGTATTTTAATGTGATTGCATCTTTTGCGCTAAGCACTGTTATTTTCTTTTTCTGTTATTGGTACACGTTTAAAAAAATACACGGAAGTGGTTTTTGGAATTTTATAGAATATGTCAAAATGTTCTTCACATTTTTCTCCATTGCAATGGGATTCTCTGTTCATAATTCCAAAGCTGTTTTGGAAGGACATTTTGGAAAAAAGAGTGAATTCGTTCGCACCCCAAAGTTTAATATCAATTCTTTAAAAGATTCCTGGAAAGGGAATAAATATATCAACAAAAACATATCTGCCAATACCATATTGGAAGCTTTACTAACCGGATATTTTGGTTT contains:
- a CDS encoding sterol desaturase family protein gives rise to the protein MKKYLQIISDSYSGYWQYLKNEILLQNDWDNYFYGLILISLIVWGLELIFPWRKDQAIFRKDFWLDTFYMFFNFFLLNLIILIALSNTAITLFDELLKGIHLSITDIQLFDTNILPKPIGLFIFFLISDFIQWNTHRLLHRIPFLWNFHKVHHSVKQMGFSAHLRYHWMEPVVYKSILYIPIAIIGDYKAQDVALVHFFALIIGHINHANLGWDYGILKYILNNPKMHIWHHAKKMPPSVRYGINFGLTLSIWDYLFKTSYIPEDGKNIELGFEGDETFPKDFISQEMYPINLKFKKNESP
- a CDS encoding DUF547 domain-containing protein, yielding MKAPRAVIFVSLFLLTFQSKAQTKFDHSIWDQILLLNVTKDGKVNYGGFMKDSSQLYEYFTLLSQNPPTEQWSKEEKLAYWINAYNAYTIKLVIDSYPISSIKDIKDPWNKKFFKINGEWYSLNDLEHKILRKMNDPRIHFAINCASFSCPVVWNRAYTGANVESALENQTKKFINDPLRNTITEDVVSVSKIFSWYKKDFKIDGKNVVDFINKYATTKIINQSKKGYKTYDWSLNE
- a CDS encoding TIGR04283 family arsenosugar biosynthesis glycosyltransferase encodes the protein MLKISIIIPILNEASTIDSLLDHLLSSAYKKENIQEILIADGGSTDGSQAVITAFKKSRNDRLIQLISSAKGRARQMNTAAALSRGAILYFLHADSFPPTAYDQHIIEQVQQQKLAGCFRMKFDDTHWWLRLAGWLTKFKYRACRGGDQSQFITRELFEELGRYNEAYTIYEDNDLINKLYARNEFVVIQKWLITSARKYHTNGVWKLQYHFWAIYVKKWLGASPEALYQYYKKHITG
- a CDS encoding POTRA domain-containing protein is translated as MKYFWFLLIVVISFSGFSQENKVSSFEIQGNKKTKTAAIARLCEIQQGAPLDSIVLEEDIKRLKQLPSISHAYYTVEKGGKVTYGIEENFTTIPTANIYTTNDDEFAFRIGLYDFNVLGRNIIFGGFYQNDIYNSFGVNLRMPFLFSRKAGLAINYQNLTTQEPVYLDTGTADYKYNNTSHELLGLYRFNFQNRIAVGVNYFKEEYDYKRGATSDQVPLTYSIDKILFKSIYEYNNLDYYYQYVAGFKSILNLQYVVNLKKEVIPDFIIGWNDFLYYSRVKEKGNLAFRLRVGLSTNDTSPFAPFAVDNNINIRGVGNTIDRGTGAIVLNSEYRHTLYEKDWFVLQSNIFVDGGTWRNPGGTFDDFVEKDNIRIYPGLGLRFIHKRIFNAIFRIDYGYGVTEGATHGLVFGIGQYF
- a CDS encoding glycoside hydrolase is translated as MKYMSLLLICALFFNCTGQQSFKINGVSFVASSTPISEAEVTPVVAVNANWAAVMPFGFLKSLEAPVIQYNVDRQWWGEKVEGARETIRLLKKQHIKVMLKPQIWVWHGEFTGNISMATEKDWQALEESYAAFILCYAKLAEEMEVPVFCIGTELHSFVQQRPQYWEQLIEDIKTIYTGKLTYAENWDQYQKVPFWNQIDFIGIDAYFPLSASETPTVEELRKGWKKYKKEMKTLYDQSGKPVLFTEYGYRSINYTAKQPWDSSSVEGAVNLIAQQNALQVIYEEFWNEPWFLGGFLWKWYHNHTAVGGMDNNRFTIQNKPAEKTIKELYKINQ
- a CDS encoding DUF547 domain-containing protein: MKKIVFTILIMCMHFGFSQENQAFFSKADAFFKTYVSNGRVNYKAIKENPASLDELISLAANSKVSTSNAKEYQAFYINAYNVAVIKGIVTKYPVKSPLDIKGFFDKNTYTLGGKKITLNDVENVLLRKNFPKEARFHFVLVCAGLGCPPIISEAYTPDLLEKQLQRQAVKALNNPSFIKVKGNKVQLSQIFEWYKEDFTHEGNEITYINKFRKEPLPVKAKVSYYPYNWSLNKVK
- a CDS encoding NAD(P)/FAD-dependent oxidoreductase, whose translation is MKHVVIIGNGISGVTAARHIRKKSDKKITIISAETKYFFSRTALMYIYMGHMKFEHTQPYEDWFWKKNRIELKNGFVQRVLPDQKEIEFKNGERLSYDTLIIATGSKPNKFGWPGQDLDGVMGMYHKQDLEKIEHYAPNNQVCKRAVIVGGGLIGIELAEMLRSRNIPVTFLVRESSFWNGVLPKGESEMINRHIIDHHIDLRLSSNLKEIIADEHGKAKAVVIQETGEVIDCDMVGLTAGVSPNIDFLKDSGIELGRGVKVNRYLETNIPDVYAIGDCAEQHEAIGNRRPIEAVWYTGRMMGETVAQTICGNKIQYKPGHWFNSAKFLDIEYQTYGWVFAKPKEYEQQFHWKHTDNTKCITMSYHKETNEFLGINTFGIRMRHEVFDRWLTEKRSADYVLSHLKEANFDPEFFSSFEDEIFASYKNQLRVV
- a CDS encoding 4Fe-4S dicluster domain-containing protein, whose translation is MSNKLEHSMSLASPDAKGVSTKQKIALSIGFIGLFILILALANTNFPNQGIFLTLSLVLITLGTIIYANDAYLTKPEGIKNDGVWFKSISSRGVIGWLTGVALTTFYIVLYFYPHFLGQGTDGAPNSGLIGLFDPLSKLLSGNPASQWFVYGTLYTVSILAFGYKFILKYRHNRYQQLRTVSVMFFQLGFAFLIPEFMARLNSDTFKLPYYDLKNVWPLNYYNFEQYRIDEFINAGTIGLSLLIFGVVSIFIITPILTYKFGKRWYCSWVCGCGGLAETTGDAFRQLSSKKLSAWKLERWLIHTVLVFVVIMTTAVVSTYLGYDDTKYWFTKTVFLLSVAAILTIVFALVMIFKRNELGKDARYGAIGYFVVLAALFGIHFFNSDTTIFFIKSETLRATYGLFIGSIFSGVIGTGFYPILGNRSWCRFGCPMAAILGFQQRLFSKFRITTNGGQCISCGNCSTYCEMGIDVRSYAQKGENIVRSSCVGCGVCSAVCPRGVLKLENDSLNGRINSNEILLGNDIDLMNYVNNK